CCTCCCTGCCGGACATGCCCGAGCCGCCCGTGCCCATCATCGGCATGGCCAGCTCCGCCGTCATCATCTCGATGTCCTGACTGCCCGCCCAGGCCATCCAGTCATCGGTGTTTTGCCGGTGGTCTTGCACCAGGTGCTGGGCGAACTCGCGGACTTCCGGGCTCTGCGCGCGTTGCATCGCCAGCTCGCCCATGGCCACTTGCTTGGCATTGAAGAGGGCCAGTTGATCCAGGTAGGCGTCACGCTTCGCCTCCGCCTTGCCCATGCGCTGCGCTTCCTTCTTGGCCCCGTCGTTCGCGAACGCGGTGGTTCCCAGCGACAGCGCAGCCATCCCCCCCACCACCCACACCTTCCAGCCCATTCCACGCTTGCAGCCCATCATGACCCCCTCCTGCGAAGTACTGCGTGAATGTGGGGGGAGGCCAGCGCCCGCGACAACACCGGGGGAAGGGCTCGCCCCTCCCTGCGGGGAGGGGCAAGGAGACGTCTTTAGTTCGCGCTCACCACGAGCGACGTGGCCCGGTCGTTCCAGCTGTCATCGACCAGCGTGGCATCATCCGCCGTCTTGGTGAGGGTGGCGCCGGTGAAGTTGTCGTCCGCGTAGAACACCACCTTGTAGCCGCTGGAGACCTTCACGGACGTGATGTCGTCATTGCGGATGCCCCAGGCGCTCAGGGCCGAGAGCGTGTAGCGGCCCACGGGCAGGCTCGTGCCATACCCGCCGTAGTTCATGTCCTGGAACAGCGTCACCACCGAGGGGCCGGGGTTCGCGTAGGTGAAGGGGAAGCTCTTCTGCGCCTGGACGAACTGGTTCTCCCACTCGACGGGCCAGCCGAAGGCGGAGGTGGCCAGGGTCTTCAGGTTGACGCCCGCGGCGCCGCTCCAGAAGTGGACGAACTCGCCCCAGTTCAAGTCACGCGCATAGGCGCTGCCGTTCTTCGGCAGGTACTGGGCCAGCAGCACGAAGTAGCGGTTGAGCACCGTGGCGCCGCCGTAGTTCTTGTAGATGGGGTGGAACCAGTCGCGGAACCAGTGCGTGTTGGCGCGGGGGAAGTTGTCCGTCGCGTTCTGCATCAGGTTGAACCACCGGTTGGCATCGGCGGTGCGGCCCAGCGCCAGGTACACGTCGTAGTTGAAGATCTCCGCCCACTTGCTGTCGCCCCAGATGCCGAAGGCGGGCGAGCGCTGGATGCCCTTCGAGGCGCCCTCCACGATGTGGGCCACTTCGTGGGTGACGAGATCCAGGTCATTGCCCGCGCCGGAGATCCACGCGTTGGTGGCGTTGGAGCCCACGTCGATGACGTTCCGGGAGTCGTGGCTGGTGTCGAAGTACGTGGAGGGGTGCCCGCCGCTGTACTTGGCCGTGTGGAAGATGGCGTAGAGGTGGGGGGAGGCGCCGAAGTGCCCGTAGGTCTTCTTCGTGTAGCGCCACACCGCGCCGACGTACGCGTTCGGCCAGGTGATGGACCGGTCCACGGCGCTGTCGAAATAGATGGCCACGTCATTGTCCTGGTAGACGCGGGTCACCACCTGGTTGTGCTCGAACCAGTGCTCCTGCCAGGTGGCGGGGGGAACTTGCGCCCAGGCCGTGGCGGACGCGAGCAAGGGCACGGCGAAGGCGGCAGCGGGGATGAGGCTTCTCATGGATCAGACTCCGGCGCTTTCTTGAGACGAGACGGGGTGTGGGCCGGACACCCGTCCGCCCACGGGCGACGGCCTAATCTCGATTTAACTTAATTTCAAGGAAGTCAGGCGTGGCGCGGTGTGGACCGGACGCGGCGGCGCTTGCGTACGGCCTCCACGGCCCGGATGCCCAGCAGCAGGGCCAGAATCCCACCGAAGATGAGCGGCTCGGTGAGATCCTTCTTCACCCGCCACACGAAGTGCACCACGCCCAGCACCGCCGCCACGTAGACGAGCCGGTGCAGGCGCTGCCAGGTGGGAAAGCCCAGGCGCCGCACGGAGGCGTTCGTGGACGTCACCGCCAGGGGCACCAGCAGCATCAGCGCGAGGAAGCCCACGGCGATGAAGCCCCGCTCGGTGACGTCCTGGAAGATGCGGCCCAGCGCCAGCCCCTGGTCCACCACCGCATACGTGAGGAAGTGCAGCACCGCGTAGGCGAAGGCCATCAGCCCCAGCAGCTTTCGCAGCCGCATCGGCCACGTCCACGCGAAGAGCAGCTTGAGCGGCGTACAGGCCAGCGACACCAGCAGGAACACCAGCGCCAGCAGGCCGGTCTGGTTGAGCACCACCTCGATGACGTTGGCGCCCAGCTCGCCTTGCAGCCCCTGCACGAGCAGGAGCGCCAGGGGGCTCAGCCCCCCCACCAGCACGGCGGGCTTGAGCCAGGGCAACGGAGCAGAGGCCATGGCTCAGTAGTTCTCGCGCAGGTCCATGCCCGCGTAGAGGGAGGCGACCTGCTCCGCGTAGCCGTTGAACGGCAGCGTGGGCCGGCGGCGGAACTCACCGATGCGCCGCTCGGTGGCCTGGCTCCAGCGCGGGTGGTCCACCTTGGGGTTCACGTTCGCGTAGAAGCCGTACTCGTTGGAGGCGGCGAGGTTCCACGTGGTGGGCGGCTGCTGCTCGGTGAGCGTGATGCGGACAATGGACTTGATGCCCTTGAAGCCATACTTCCAGGGCACTACCAGGCGCAGGGGCGCGCCGTTCTGCGGCGGCAGCTCGCGGCCGTAGAGCCCCGTGGCCAGCAACGTCAGCGGGTGGAGCGCCTCGTCCAGGCGCAGTCCTTCCACATAGGGCCAGTCGAGCACCTGGCGCTTCTGGCCGGGCATCTGCTCCGGGTTCACCAGGGTGGTGAAGGCCACGTACTTCGCGCGGCTCGTGGGCTCCACGCGCTTGAGCACCTCGCCCAGCGGAATGCCCAGCCAGGGGATGACCATGGACCAGGCCTCCACACAGCGCATCCGGTAGATGCGCTGCTCCGGCGTGAACCACGCCTTGAGCTGATCGATGTCCACCGTCTGGGGCTTGTGCACCTCGCCGTCCACCACGACCGACCAGGGCCGCGTCTGGAGCGTGTGGGCGTTGCGGGCCGGATCGCTCTTGTCGAGCCCGAACTCATAGAAGTTGTTGTAGGAGGTGACGTCCTCGAAGGGCGTCTGCTCCTCGGTGGTGTCGTACGGCCCCGAGGGCTTCTGGGCGGCGCTGGCCTGGGCCGCGGGGGGCTCGGCGGGCCCTGCCTGGCCGGCGGCCTCGGGCGGAGGCGG
Above is a window of Stigmatella erecta DNA encoding:
- a CDS encoding DUF4142 domain-containing protein, whose translation is MMGCKRGMGWKVWVVGGMAALSLGTTAFANDGAKKEAQRMGKAEAKRDAYLDQLALFNAKQVAMGELAMQRAQSPEVREFAQHLVQDHRQNTDDWMAWAGSQDIEMMTAELAMPMMGTGGSGMSGREDMAYGEEMKKAGKHMDKRTLDAQKELDKLGEKEGMAFDKEFLSRVIDDQEKGKKMLGKGEKKFETDPAFASLIAKTDSLVMGHITEGKRLKDSMK
- a CDS encoding sulfite oxidase heme-binding subunit YedZ, with the protein product MASAPLPWLKPAVLVGGLSPLALLLVQGLQGELGANVIEVVLNQTGLLALVFLLVSLACTPLKLLFAWTWPMRLRKLLGLMAFAYAVLHFLTYAVVDQGLALGRIFQDVTERGFIAVGFLALMLLVPLAVTSTNASVRRLGFPTWQRLHRLVYVAAVLGVVHFVWRVKKDLTEPLIFGGILALLLGIRAVEAVRKRRRVRSTPRHA
- the msrP gene encoding protein-methionine-sulfoxide reductase catalytic subunit MsrP codes for the protein MSDQKAPEPPESEVTPEPLYRRRREFIKNVGLFAGTAAAVGGGLYLLAPKRGKSPEPPPPEAAGQAGPAEPPAAQASAAQKPSGPYDTTEEQTPFEDVTSYNNFYEFGLDKSDPARNAHTLQTRPWSVVVDGEVHKPQTVDIDQLKAWFTPEQRIYRMRCVEAWSMVIPWLGIPLGEVLKRVEPTSRAKYVAFTTLVNPEQMPGQKRQVLDWPYVEGLRLDEALHPLTLLATGLYGRELPPQNGAPLRLVVPWKYGFKGIKSIVRITLTEQQPPTTWNLAASNEYGFYANVNPKVDHPRWSQATERRIGEFRRRPTLPFNGYAEQVASLYAGMDLRENY